The Deinococcus wulumuqiensis R12 genome has a window encoding:
- a CDS encoding YkvA family protein codes for MQELSGIRIKTLARRLKADLLALSLAARDPRTPWVARAWALLVLAYALSPIDLIPDFIPVLGYLDDLLLVPAGLWLALRLIPPAVLEEARREAAAHPRNLARSAWGLGLMVLIYVALLLALWVWWSGRR; via the coding sequence GTGCAGGAATTAAGCGGAATCCGTATCAAGACCCTCGCCCGGAGGCTGAAAGCCGACCTGCTGGCGCTGAGCCTCGCCGCCCGTGACCCGCGCACGCCCTGGGTTGCCCGCGCCTGGGCGCTGCTGGTGCTGGCCTACGCGCTGAGTCCCATCGACCTGATTCCCGACTTTATCCCGGTGCTGGGGTATCTCGACGACCTGCTGCTCGTCCCCGCCGGGCTGTGGCTGGCACTGCGTCTGATTCCGCCCGCCGTGCTGGAGGAGGCCCGCCGCGAGGCCGCCGCGCACCCCCGCAACCTCGCCCGCAGCGCCTGGGGCCTGGGGCTGATGGTGCTGATTTATGTCGCGCTGCTGCTGGCTCTCTGGGTGTGGTGGTCCGGGCGCCGGTAG
- a CDS encoding response regulator — MANMNAQQQFRHYGAAEQPGILPIQFLLVEDSEPDVMLTQEVFEEEGLSAQLHIVRDGVEALDFLLRRAPYQHAPRPDVILLDINMPRMNGLELLAHIKTDPQLMTIPVFMLTTSQAEEDVLRSYQAHAASYVVKPIEFSEFQRAVQAMSRFMQKMMLPHSAL, encoded by the coding sequence ATGGCCAACATGAATGCACAGCAGCAGTTTCGACACTACGGCGCCGCGGAGCAGCCGGGCATTCTTCCTATTCAGTTTCTTCTGGTCGAAGACAGCGAACCCGACGTGATGCTCACCCAGGAAGTCTTCGAGGAAGAGGGACTGTCCGCGCAGCTCCATATCGTGCGCGACGGCGTGGAGGCGCTCGATTTTCTGCTGCGCCGCGCTCCGTACCAGCACGCGCCGCGCCCGGACGTGATTCTTCTCGACATCAACATGCCGCGCATGAACGGGCTGGAGCTGCTCGCCCACATCAAGACCGACCCGCAACTCATGACCATCCCGGTCTTTATGCTCACCACCAGTCAGGCCGAAGAAGACGTGCTGCGCTCCTATCAGGCCCACGCCGCGAGCTACGTGGTCAAGCCCATCGAATTCAGCGAGTTTCAGCGGGCGGTGCAGGCCATGAGCCGCTTCATGCAAAAGATGATGCTGCCGCACTCGGCGCTCTGA
- a CDS encoding HAD family hydrolase, whose amino-acid sequence MPGAIFFDLDGTLHDRSATLRAWLPHHQARFELPDGYAARFLELDDFGYRPKREVMPLLAEEFGLTCDPEALFVDFWSHLEHARPMPHAAEVLTELRWRGVKIGVVTNGWEETQTRCLRGCGLTDLADDVVISRAVGLSKPDPRIYHLALKRLGVTAAQSWFVGDSPRNDVWGPGQVGLRTAYLPTGHPLNGERPDVTLSDLRGVLGLP is encoded by the coding sequence GTGCCGGGGGCGATTTTCTTCGACCTCGACGGCACGTTGCATGACCGTTCCGCGACCTTGCGGGCCTGGCTGCCCCACCATCAAGCGCGCTTCGAGTTGCCGGACGGGTACGCGGCGCGCTTTCTGGAACTGGACGACTTCGGCTACCGCCCCAAGCGCGAGGTGATGCCGCTGCTGGCAGAGGAATTTGGGCTGACGTGTGACCCGGAGGCTCTGTTCGTGGACTTCTGGAGCCACCTTGAGCATGCTCGGCCTATGCCTCACGCCGCCGAAGTCCTGACCGAATTGCGGTGGCGCGGCGTCAAAATCGGTGTCGTCACCAACGGCTGGGAGGAGACGCAGACCCGTTGCCTGCGTGGTTGTGGCCTGACCGACCTCGCCGACGATGTGGTCATCAGCCGGGCGGTGGGCCTGAGCAAACCCGACCCGCGCATCTACCACCTTGCCCTGAAGAGGCTGGGAGTCACGGCGGCGCAAAGCTGGTTCGTGGGCGACTCGCCGCGCAACGACGTGTGGGGGCCGGGGCAGGTGGGGCTGAGAACGGCCTATCTCCCCACCGGCCACCCCCTGAACGGCGAGCGCCCGGACGTGACCCTGAGCGACCTGCGTGGCGTGCTGGGCCTGCCATGA
- the ccmA gene encoding heme ABC exporter ATP-binding protein CcmA, giving the protein MSAPAPDFALQLAHVARKFGPQFVLRDVSLDVRPGEVLALYGGNGAGKTTLLRVVAGLLSPSRGEGRVFGYDLKDKRSVRELVFFMTEGGGLYADLTAAENLDFTARMYGLAPHSAELLGRVGLTAAAGKRARDLSSGMRKRLQLARMLLAPSPLLLLDEPFANLDAGGKEAVLTHLRAAQGEGKTILFSSHEPELAAQVATRTLTLNDGVLA; this is encoded by the coding sequence ATGTCCGCGCCCGCTCCCGATTTCGCCCTGCAACTCGCCCACGTCGCCCGCAAGTTCGGCCCGCAGTTCGTGCTGCGCGACGTGTCGCTGGACGTGCGCCCCGGCGAGGTACTGGCGCTCTACGGCGGCAACGGGGCAGGCAAAACCACGCTGCTGCGGGTGGTGGCGGGGCTGCTCTCGCCCAGCCGGGGCGAGGGCCGGGTCTTCGGCTACGACCTGAAGGACAAGCGCAGCGTGCGCGAACTCGTCTTTTTCATGACCGAGGGGGGCGGGCTGTACGCCGACCTGACCGCCGCCGAGAACCTCGACTTCACGGCCCGGATGTACGGCCTCGCCCCGCACAGCGCCGAGCTGCTGGGGCGCGTGGGCCTCACGGCAGCGGCAGGCAAACGCGCCCGTGACCTGAGTTCGGGCATGCGCAAACGGCTGCAACTCGCCCGGATGCTGCTCGCGCCTTCGCCGCTGCTGCTGCTCGACGAACCGTTCGCCAACCTGGACGCGGGCGGCAAGGAAGCGGTGCTGACCCACCTCCGCGCCGCGCAGGGGGAAGGCAAGACCATCCTGTTCAGCTCACATGAGCCGGAACTGGCCGCGCAGGTGGCGACCCGGACGCTCACCCTGAATGACGGGGTGCTGGCATGA
- a CDS encoding carboxylesterase/lipase family protein, whose protein sequence is MKRWLAWTTLTLAGLAQLGLAPLGLAPLGLAQAAAPQLQVEQGTLSGKATDGVQQFLGVPFAAPPVGPLRWQPPQPPVWSGTHDATAFGPVCAQGGAGSEDCLTLNIYRPPNAKNAPLVVWVHGGFFTGGDASLFDGSALARERGVVVVTVNYRLGLYGFLAVPGVTDGNAGLHDLLGALRWLRQNAASIGADAGNVTLAGQSAGAAAICTLLAAPSAAGLFQKAILQSGSCAAPIFHTPLNDARRKGEVFARALRCDRGDVAACLRGKSRAELDAVRLTGRSPVDPVPLPPVYGDALIPRRPQDVFAQGQGLKVAVLLGINRDEGQIFEPYLPELLRGSRALYRAGLTLIHPLQARALGGRYPLRSDEQPIRAVTRLLTDQVFACPTSWLAGKLAGAGMPTYFYEFSDPRPPLQLAGKVNVPNLGAYHGAELAYVLDTPVVGVANPAQFSPAQAKLAAQMGEYWTNFARSGQPASLGLTVWPTLNPAFPQVMTLEPGASALKPNFDGRHQCDYWNAAEGRP, encoded by the coding sequence GTGAAACGCTGGCTGGCCTGGACCACATTGACGCTCGCGGGACTGGCTCAACTTGGACTCGCCCCACTCGGACTGGCCCCACTCGGACTGGCGCAGGCCGCCGCGCCGCAGCTTCAGGTGGAGCAGGGGACGCTGAGCGGTAAAGCGACCGACGGTGTGCAGCAGTTTCTGGGGGTTCCCTTCGCCGCGCCGCCGGTCGGCCCGCTGCGCTGGCAGCCGCCGCAGCCGCCGGTCTGGTCGGGAACGCACGACGCCACCGCCTTCGGGCCGGTGTGTGCCCAGGGGGGCGCGGGCAGCGAGGACTGCCTCACACTGAACATCTACCGCCCGCCGAACGCAAAAAACGCGCCGCTGGTGGTGTGGGTGCACGGCGGCTTTTTCACCGGGGGCGACGCCAGCCTCTTCGACGGCTCGGCGCTGGCCCGTGAGCGTGGCGTGGTGGTGGTGACGGTCAACTATCGCCTCGGCCTCTACGGGTTCCTGGCGGTGCCGGGCGTGACCGACGGCAACGCCGGGCTGCACGACCTTCTCGGGGCGCTGCGCTGGCTGCGGCAGAACGCGGCGAGCATCGGCGCCGACGCGGGCAATGTCACCCTGGCGGGGCAGTCGGCGGGGGCGGCGGCCATCTGCACGCTGCTGGCGGCGCCCTCGGCGGCGGGGCTGTTTCAGAAGGCCATCTTGCAAAGCGGCTCGTGCGCGGCGCCCATCTTTCACACGCCGCTGAACGACGCCCGGCGCAAGGGGGAGGTGTTCGCCCGTGCCCTGCGCTGTGACCGGGGCGACGTGGCGGCCTGTCTGCGCGGCAAGAGCCGGGCCGAACTCGACGCGGTGCGGCTGACCGGGCGCAGTCCCGTTGACCCGGTGCCGCTGCCGCCGGTCTACGGAGACGCCCTGATTCCCCGGCGCCCCCAGGACGTGTTCGCCCAGGGCCAGGGGCTGAAGGTCGCCGTCCTGCTCGGCATCAACCGCGACGAGGGGCAGATTTTCGAGCCGTACCTCCCGGAGCTGCTGCGCGGCAGCCGGGCGCTGTACCGGGCCGGGCTGACCCTCATCCATCCCTTGCAGGCGCGGGCACTCGGCGGGCGTTACCCCCTGCGCAGCGACGAACAGCCCATCCGCGCCGTGACCCGGCTGCTCACCGACCAGGTGTTCGCCTGCCCGACCTCGTGGCTGGCAGGCAAACTCGCGGGCGCCGGAATGCCGACGTATTTCTACGAATTCAGCGACCCCCGCCCCCCCCTGCAACTGGCCGGGAAAGTCAATGTGCCGAACCTGGGTGCCTACCACGGCGCCGAACTCGCCTACGTGCTCGACACCCCGGTGGTCGGCGTGGCGAACCCGGCGCAATTTTCGCCCGCACAGGCCAAGCTTGCCGCGCAAATGGGCGAATACTGGACCAACTTTGCCCGCAGCGGCCAGCCCGCCTCGCTCGGGCTGACGGTGTGGCCGACCCTGAACCCCGCCTTTCCGCAGGTGATGACGCTCGAGCCCGGCGCCAGCGCACTCAAACCCAACTTCGACGGGCGGCACCAGTGCGACTACTGGAACGCGGCGGAGGGGCGGCCCTGA
- a CDS encoding heme exporter protein CcmB has translation MRAALTVFLKDLRLEGRSKDVLSTTLFFAGLVVLIMGFAFGPDLSKMRDAAAGVLWCALAFASVLAAGRAWAGEQESGALESLLLYPVAHEWLYLGKAAANALLMLVLGAVTAGLTAIFFDVQFASPGLLALTLVLGVLGLSLVTTFYSAITVNLRAKEALLPVLSFPIIIPVMIGAVKSTVLLTGGFNPDDYWAWTRLLLGFDVVTLLVATFAFPHAVES, from the coding sequence ATGAGGGCCGCGCTGACGGTCTTTCTCAAGGACCTGCGGCTGGAAGGGCGCAGCAAGGACGTGCTGTCCACCACGCTGTTTTTTGCCGGGCTGGTGGTGCTGATTATGGGGTTCGCCTTCGGCCCCGACCTGAGCAAGATGCGTGACGCCGCCGCCGGGGTGCTGTGGTGTGCGCTGGCCTTTGCGAGCGTGCTGGCGGCGGGCCGGGCCTGGGCGGGCGAGCAGGAAAGCGGGGCGCTCGAAAGCCTGCTGCTTTACCCGGTGGCCCACGAGTGGCTCTACCTGGGCAAAGCGGCGGCCAACGCGCTGCTGATGCTGGTCCTCGGCGCGGTGACGGCGGGCCTGACCGCCATCTTCTTCGACGTGCAGTTCGCCAGCCCCGGCCTGCTGGCGCTGACGCTCGTCCTTGGGGTGCTGGGCCTGAGCCTCGTGACCACGTTCTATTCGGCCATCACCGTCAACCTGCGGGCCAAAGAAGCTCTGCTGCCGGTGCTGAGTTTTCCCATCATCATCCCGGTCATGATCGGCGCGGTCAAAAGCACGGTGCTGCTTACGGGCGGCTTCAACCCCGACGACTACTGGGCCTGGACCCGGCTGCTGCTCGGCTTCGACGTGGTGACGCTGCTGGTGGCGACCTTCGCCTTTCCGCACGCGGTGGAAAGCTGA
- a CDS encoding NAD(P)/FAD-dependent oxidoreductase translates to MDMGAYEYDAVIVGAGPAGLNAALVLGGARRRVLLLDGGPPRNVTAQAAHGVLTRDGIPPADIKRVGLEQLAPYDVTVLGTPAREIRPEDDGTFSVRYEQRWVRARRLLFATGVHDVLPRIPGLRERWGRTVHHCPYCDGWPNRAARLAVLGSHQEGHHLALSVRSWSDHISLLTNGPDKLTPAQRRDLRELDIGRYDRPIRYLSGQDTVRVAFGDGEMREYDAIFLNPAQVQRSRLPELLGCELDEKSRVIVNENGMTSRRGVWAAGDMTGAPQYVMSAAASGMVAAVSLNSTLIHEDVRRGGAAFHPSPDEEKGVGED, encoded by the coding sequence ATGGACATGGGAGCATACGAGTACGACGCAGTCATCGTGGGGGCGGGCCCAGCGGGGCTGAACGCCGCGCTGGTGCTTGGTGGGGCGCGGCGGCGGGTGCTGCTGCTCGACGGCGGCCCCCCGCGCAACGTGACGGCGCAGGCGGCGCACGGGGTGCTGACCCGCGACGGCATCCCGCCCGCCGACATCAAACGGGTGGGGCTGGAGCAGCTCGCGCCCTACGACGTGACGGTGCTGGGCACCCCGGCCCGCGAAATCCGGCCTGAGGACGACGGGACGTTCAGTGTGCGGTACGAGCAGCGCTGGGTTCGGGCGCGCCGCCTGCTCTTCGCCACCGGCGTGCACGACGTGCTGCCCCGCATTCCCGGCCTGCGCGAACGCTGGGGCCGCACCGTCCACCACTGCCCCTACTGCGACGGCTGGCCCAACCGCGCCGCCCGGCTGGCGGTGCTCGGCAGCCACCAGGAGGGCCACCACCTCGCGCTGAGTGTGCGGAGCTGGTCGGACCACATCAGCCTGCTGACGAACGGCCCCGATAAACTTACCCCGGCGCAGCGCCGTGATCTGCGCGAGCTCGACATCGGGCGCTATGACCGGCCCATTCGTTACCTCAGCGGGCAAGACACCGTGCGCGTGGCCTTCGGGGACGGCGAAATGCGCGAGTACGACGCTATTTTTCTCAACCCGGCCCAGGTGCAGCGCAGCCGCCTGCCGGAGTTGCTGGGCTGCGAACTCGACGAAAAAAGCCGCGTGATCGTCAACGAAAACGGCATGACCAGTCGGCGCGGCGTGTGGGCGGCGGGCGACATGACGGGCGCCCCGCAGTACGTGATGAGCGCGGCGGCGAGCGGCATGGTGGCGGCGGTCAGCCTGAACTCCACCCTGATTCACGAGGACGTGCGGCGCGGCGGCGCGGCCTTTCACCCCAGCCCCGATGAAGAAAAGGGAGTGGGAGAAGACTGA
- a CDS encoding type II toxin-antitoxin system VapC family toxin, whose translation MTPDSTALDANILSALLRSEANALPISRRLAALACEGSLIVSPVVHAELLAGPGVTPDFVIGAHALRRGDALFTADPQHDRLGFPFLPVLTP comes from the coding sequence ATGACCCCGGACAGCACCGCGCTGGACGCCAACATTCTCAGTGCCCTGCTGCGTTCCGAGGCGAACGCCCTGCCCATCTCGCGGCGGCTTGCGGCCCTGGCGTGTGAGGGTTCGCTGATCGTTTCCCCGGTGGTCCACGCCGAGCTGCTCGCCGGTCCCGGGGTCACGCCCGATTTCGTCATCGGTGCCCACGCCCTGCGTCGCGGTGACGCCCTCTTCACCGCCGACCCACAGCATGACCGCCTCGGCTTTCCCTTTCTCCCGGTCCTCACCCCATGA
- a CDS encoding DinB/YfiT family metal-binding protein: MTAASLNLLQASLTGGAAFREVDALLSGLTFAEATRPAAPHTLAELLAHLRVTMRPSLDLVTGQAQEWPEGLDVWPAPPTTEAEFAALLTDLRLMLAEASALARDPSSRARDVLTDLAVHNAYHWGQVTLLRRQAGTAFEEGLEY; the protein is encoded by the coding sequence ATGACCGCTGCTTCCCTGAACCTGCTGCAAGCTTCCCTGACCGGCGGCGCCGCCTTTCGTGAGGTGGACGCGCTGCTCTCGGGACTGACGTTTGCCGAAGCCACGCGGCCCGCCGCGCCGCACACCCTGGCCGAACTGCTCGCGCATCTGCGCGTGACGATGCGCCCCAGCCTCGACCTCGTGACCGGGCAGGCGCAGGAATGGCCTGAAGGGCTGGACGTGTGGCCCGCGCCGCCCACGACGGAAGCCGAGTTCGCCGCCCTGCTCACCGACCTGCGCTTGATGCTTGCCGAAGCCTCGGCGCTCGCCCGCGACCCCAGCAGCCGGGCGCGCGACGTGCTGACCGACCTCGCGGTCCACAACGCCTACCACTGGGGCCAGGTGACGCTGCTGCGGCGACAGGCGGGGACAGCGTTTGAAGAAGGATTGGAATACTAA
- a CDS encoding SDR family oxidoreductase encodes MTRPVTLITGASGGIGSALARQLAPTHDLILTGRGGAELDALCAEVGATPLTLDLIRPEAFAAALAGVGRVTNVVHNAGVVELGRVAEQGHEVWTHTLAVNTVAPAELTRLLLPRVREERGTVLFVNSGAGLRANPEWGSYAASKFALKALADALRDEEAGHGVRVSTVYPGRTATPMQQKVREQEGQGYDPAAFIDPATVAATIAFVLNAPRDAQLPDVSVRPGPR; translated from the coding sequence ATGACCAGACCCGTCACCCTGATCACCGGCGCGAGCGGCGGCATCGGCTCGGCGCTGGCCCGGCAGCTCGCGCCCACGCACGACCTCATCCTGACCGGGCGCGGCGGCGCGGAGCTGGACGCCCTGTGTGCCGAAGTGGGGGCCACGCCGCTCACGCTCGACCTCATTCGTCCGGAGGCCTTCGCAGCGGCGCTCGCGGGCGTGGGCCGCGTGACCAACGTGGTCCACAACGCCGGGGTGGTGGAGCTGGGCCGGGTGGCCGAGCAGGGGCACGAGGTCTGGACGCACACGCTGGCGGTGAACACGGTGGCCCCCGCCGAACTGACCCGGCTGCTGCTGCCCAGGGTGCGCGAGGAACGCGGCACGGTGCTGTTCGTCAATTCCGGTGCGGGCCTGCGGGCCAACCCCGAGTGGGGCAGCTACGCGGCGAGCAAGTTTGCGCTGAAGGCTCTGGCCGACGCCCTGCGCGACGAGGAAGCCGGGCATGGCGTGCGCGTGTCCACCGTCTATCCGGGCCGCACCGCCACGCCCATGCAGCAAAAAGTGCGCGAGCAGGAAGGCCAGGGCTACGACCCCGCCGCCTTCATCGACCCGGCAACGGTGGCGGCGACCATCGCCTTCGTCCTGAACGCCCCGCGTGACGCGCAGCTCCCCGACGTGAGCGTGCGGCCCGGTCCGCGCTGA
- the pulA gene encoding pullulanase-type alpha-1,6-glucosidase yields the protein MKTLFASLTLALTAAAVAQTTLPADTVRIHYFRPDAAYAGWGLHAWEDTTAQVAWDKPLTPNGEQGGWLYWDVPMKTDWKKLGFIVHKGDEKDPGPDGTLTPEKGNQVWIVSGKTDLFTARPDTSVRTVGDLRGQQAIMLGRDLIAVKPELAQPGAWLTLHVSPTAGLKLGAEGVSGGDTLTLEEVEGGMTPALKAKAPYLAGYKLLQIRAEDRAKFPAALRGQLAVSSVMPDGTVLDATGVQTAWALDDLYAYDGPLGVAWQGNRPTVRLWAPTAQDVKLRVSRPDGSQERTLPMTRDAQGVWTASGDQSWKGLAYRFEVKVYAPASGKVETNLVTDPYSVALTRGSTHSVFADLSDSSHKPAGWNALQKPALRSFSDLSFYELHLRDFSAADATVPAAERGTYLAFTRTGSDGMKHLRGLADAGLKAVHLLPTFDIATIEEDKSKWKSPGDLSRFAPNSDEQQRAVTAVKDADAYNWGYDPYHYMVPEGSYAVNPAERTKEYRQMVMGLNAAGLRVVQDVVFNHTAASGQSERSVLDKIVPGYYHRLNVNGGVENSTCCSNTATEHRMMRRLMVDTLVLMAREYRVDGFRFDLMGHHMVEDLRAARRALDALTPAKDGVDGKQIYLYGEGWDFGEVQGNRRGTNATQLNLYGQGIGTFNDRIRDALRGGNPFGGLQEQGVATGLVAVPNGQPGNDSAVKWGQLSDLVKLGLAGNLRDYRFTDHAGQVVTGSQIKYGDAPAGYAASPRETINYASAHDNQTLWDAVLLKTPASMDSATRVRFQNLAHSYVLLGQGLPFSYAGDDILRSKSFDTDSYNSGDWFNTLDWTGKQNGFGKGLPPAEKNEANWPLYRTLLGNAALKVTPADVLRASDHYREMLRVRSSSSLFRMETAAQVQRGLSFLPAPTGVIAMRLTGATSAANPYRTVVAVFNGSADAVTLNDASLRGLTLHPVLAKSTDPIVRASKVTSTGVTVSALTTAVFVGK from the coding sequence ATGAAAACCCTGTTTGCCAGCCTCACCCTGGCCCTGACCGCTGCGGCGGTGGCCCAGACGACCCTCCCCGCCGACACCGTGCGGATTCACTACTTCCGCCCCGACGCGGCCTACGCAGGCTGGGGCCTGCATGCCTGGGAGGACACCACCGCGCAGGTCGCCTGGGACAAGCCGCTGACCCCGAACGGCGAGCAGGGCGGCTGGCTGTACTGGGACGTGCCGATGAAAACCGACTGGAAAAAACTGGGCTTCATCGTCCACAAGGGCGACGAAAAAGACCCCGGCCCCGACGGGACGCTGACCCCCGAGAAGGGCAACCAGGTCTGGATCGTCAGCGGCAAGACCGACCTGTTTACTGCCCGCCCCGACACCAGCGTGCGAACGGTGGGCGACCTGCGGGGGCAGCAGGCCATCATGCTGGGCCGCGACCTGATCGCCGTGAAGCCCGAACTCGCGCAGCCCGGCGCGTGGCTGACCCTGCACGTCTCCCCCACGGCGGGCCTCAAGCTCGGCGCGGAGGGTGTGAGCGGCGGCGACACCCTGACCCTGGAGGAAGTCGAAGGCGGGATGACGCCCGCGCTGAAGGCCAAAGCGCCTTACCTTGCCGGATACAAGCTGCTGCAAATCCGCGCCGAGGACCGCGCCAAGTTCCCCGCCGCGCTGCGGGGACAACTGGCGGTCAGCAGCGTGATGCCCGACGGCACCGTGCTGGACGCGACGGGCGTGCAGACCGCCTGGGCGCTGGACGACCTGTACGCCTACGACGGGCCGCTGGGAGTCGCGTGGCAGGGCAACCGTCCCACCGTGCGCCTGTGGGCACCCACCGCGCAGGACGTGAAGCTGCGCGTGTCCCGGCCCGACGGCAGCCAGGAGCGCACCCTCCCCATGACCCGTGACGCGCAGGGCGTCTGGACGGCGAGCGGCGACCAGAGCTGGAAGGGACTGGCCTACCGCTTCGAGGTCAAGGTCTACGCGCCCGCTTCAGGCAAGGTCGAAACCAACCTCGTCACCGACCCCTATTCGGTGGCCCTGACGCGGGGCAGCACCCACAGCGTCTTTGCCGACCTGAGCGACAGCAGCCACAAGCCCGCCGGGTGGAACGCCCTGCAAAAGCCCGCGCTGCGCAGCTTTTCCGACCTGTCCTTCTACGAACTGCACCTGCGCGACTTCAGCGCCGCCGACGCCACGGTGCCTGCCGCCGAGCGCGGGACGTATCTGGCGTTTACCCGCACGGGCAGCGACGGCATGAAGCACCTCAGGGGCCTGGCCGACGCGGGTCTGAAGGCCGTTCACCTGCTGCCGACCTTCGACATCGCCACCATCGAGGAGGACAAGAGCAAGTGGAAATCGCCCGGCGACCTTTCCCGGTTCGCGCCGAACAGCGACGAGCAGCAAAGGGCTGTGACCGCCGTGAAGGACGCCGACGCCTACAACTGGGGCTACGACCCCTACCACTACATGGTCCCCGAAGGCAGCTACGCGGTGAACCCGGCGGAGCGCACGAAGGAATACCGCCAGATGGTCATGGGTCTGAACGCGGCGGGCCTGCGGGTGGTGCAGGACGTGGTGTTCAACCACACGGCGGCCAGCGGGCAATCGGAGCGCAGCGTGCTCGACAAAATCGTGCCCGGCTACTACCACCGCCTGAACGTCAATGGGGGCGTGGAAAACTCCACCTGCTGCTCGAACACCGCCACCGAACACAGGATGATGCGCCGCCTGATGGTGGACACGCTGGTGTTGATGGCCCGCGAGTACCGGGTGGACGGCTTCCGCTTCGACCTGATGGGGCACCACATGGTGGAGGACCTGCGGGCCGCCCGCCGCGCCCTGGACGCGCTGACCCCCGCCAAAGACGGCGTGGACGGCAAGCAGATTTACCTCTACGGCGAGGGCTGGGATTTCGGGGAAGTGCAGGGGAACAGGCGCGGCACGAACGCGACGCAGCTCAATCTGTACGGCCAGGGCATCGGGACTTTCAACGACCGCATCCGCGACGCGCTGCGCGGCGGCAACCCCTTCGGCGGCCTGCAGGAACAGGGCGTGGCGACGGGGCTGGTGGCCGTGCCCAACGGTCAGCCCGGCAACGACAGCGCCGTGAAGTGGGGCCAGCTCTCCGACCTCGTCAAACTCGGACTGGCGGGCAACCTGCGTGACTACCGCTTCACGGACCATGCGGGCCAGGTGGTCACCGGCAGCCAAATCAAGTACGGCGACGCTCCCGCCGGATACGCGGCCAGCCCCCGCGAAACCATCAACTACGCCTCGGCGCACGACAACCAGACCCTCTGGGACGCGGTGCTGCTCAAGACTCCGGCGAGCATGGACAGCGCGACCCGCGTGCGTTTTCAGAATCTCGCGCACTCCTATGTGCTGCTGGGCCAGGGCCTGCCCTTTTCGTATGCGGGCGACGACATTCTGCGGTCCAAGTCCTTCGACACCGATTCGTACAACTCGGGCGACTGGTTCAACACGCTGGACTGGACGGGCAAGCAGAATGGCTTCGGCAAGGGTCTGCCCCCCGCCGAGAAGAACGAGGCCAACTGGCCGCTGTACCGCACGCTGCTGGGGAACGCGGCGCTGAAGGTGACCCCCGCCGATGTCCTGCGGGCCAGCGACCACTACCGCGAGATGCTGCGGGTGCGCTCCTCCAGCAGCCTCTTCCGCATGGAGACGGCGGCGCAGGTGCAGCGGGGCCTGAGCTTCCTGCCCGCGCCCACCGGGGTCATTGCCATGCGGCTGACCGGGGCCACGAGCGCTGCGAACCCCTACCGGACGGTGGTGGCGGTGTTCAACGGCAGCGCCGACGCGGTCACGCTGAACGACGCCTCGCTGCGTGGGCTGACGCTGCACCCGGTTCTCGCCAAGAGCACCGACCCCATCGTGCGGGCGAGCAAGGTGACCAGCACGGGGGTCACGGTGTCCGCGCTGACGACGGCGGTGTTCGTCGGGAAGTAA